TAGGCAACTAGAGGTTTAATCTACCTTGGAAAAGCATTTAGCCTTGTCTATCCAATTGGACCATTTATCCACAATGCCTCAATCGCAATATTCGGTGTGCACAGACTCATATGTACGAGGTTCTCTTCCAAAGATTGAATCAACTGGTTTTTCTCAATCCAAGGCAGCAACAGGAACTGAGGGATGTCTTGCAAGTGATCAAACGGCCCAAAGATGATTGCTTCTTAGAAGTAGGGCAAGTTTCTAATCATATTTATTTTGTTCAAGCGGGAATTCTGCGCTCCTTTTATACCTTTGAAGGGAAAGAAGTGACACAGTGGTTTTGCTTCCCCAACCATTTTGCTGCGTCTTATTTTAGTTTTGCCTATCGTCAGCCCAGCAAAGACTGTTTATCGTCCCTCACGGAAGTGACACTCCTAGCAATTAGCTATAACAGTCTGCAGCAACTCATCCACCAAGATAAGGTGTGGGCCGACTTAAATAGACGTTTACTGGAACACTACTACACGATGTCTTTGCAGCGTATTGCCTCTTTTCAGGTGCTGTCCACTGCTGAACGGTATGAACAATTACTGTACGAGCACCCAACCATTGAGTCTGAAGTTCCTCTAGGCTATCTTGCGTCTTATCTGGGGATGACCCAAGAAACCCTGAGTCGGATTCGTCGCCGCAAGAAGAAGCGGAAATAGTGGCCTGTCAGTTGACTTGATTTAAATCAAAATTACTGTGGGATTTGATTTAAATCAAAATAATCAGGCTGACGTACGCTATGGATACTCTTACGATTGGTTTATGAAACGACCTAGCCCTTTGTAAGGCCGTGGTTAAGCGCAATCTCTGATGTTGGAGAGTGCACTTTCTACGGCATCACTTAGTTCTCGATCAAAGAACACACGGTACGCTTAAATCCGTGAAATAGGCGGCCATCATTCTGTACAACGCTGATGTGCAGTTTCTTTGAGGTAAACGCTGGGAATGGTTGGGCAGCAGATTGAGTCATCGCAGGAAAGTTATATGTTAAGACAGGTGGTTCGACGACGGCTCAACCTATGGGCATTGATCCTCACTGTCCCGTGCACCAGCATTGGAGCAATCATGGTACTGCTCGTTGCTCCTGGCAGAATTGGACAGACGCTATTGGTAATCGGCCAGATCTGGTTGTTAGCTGTACCGATTGTTTGGCTAGTCTGGGTGGATCATCAACCGTTCAAGATTCCTCGACCCAAACCACGCGATTGGAGGGTGGGGGCTATTGTTGGGTTAATGATGTTTTTTACAATTCTGATATTTTATGGGTTGTTTGCTAGGCACTGGATTGATGGCGTTAACGTACTAAGCAAATCACAGCAGGTTGTTGAAATTAATCAACAGAGTTTCTTGCTGTCTAGTATTTATTTTGTGTTGATCAACTCATTGATTGAAGAATATGTGTGGCGTTGGTTTATTTATCGACGATGCGAAGAGTTAGTTCCTAAAAGGGTTGCGGTGTTGCTTGCTGCGTTCTTCTTCACGCTCCATCACACCATCGGATTGACCTTTTATGTTGAGGGGCAGATGGTTGTGTTCGGAACTGTGGCAGTTTTTATAGCGGGGGTAATTTGGTCAGAGTGTTATCGGAGATATCGATCCATCTGGAGTTGCTACCTGAGCCATGCAATGGCAGATTTGGCCATTTCGATGGCGACTTGGCAAATCCTATTTAGCTAGGATGAGCTGAAGCCAGTTATCGTATCGGCGAGAGTTCGAAAACCTCACCGTTTTCGGGTTGGATACATCTAAAATAGTTGCGTTTCGTTATGTTTGTTGAATCTCGGCTGCGATCGCACGCCCAAACCCAACGTCGACAGTAGGCTAGAATCAG
The genomic region above belongs to Acaryochloris sp. CCMEE 5410 and contains:
- a CDS encoding Crp/Fnr family transcriptional regulator; amino-acid sequence: MYEVLFQRLNQLVFLNPRQQQELRDVLQVIKRPKDDCFLEVGQVSNHIYFVQAGILRSFYTFEGKEVTQWFCFPNHFAASYFSFAYRQPSKDCLSSLTEVTLLAISYNSLQQLIHQDKVWADLNRRLLEHYYTMSLQRIASFQVLSTAERYEQLLYEHPTIESEVPLGYLASYLGMTQETLSRIRRRKKKRK
- a CDS encoding CPBP family intramembrane glutamic endopeptidase, with translation MLRQVVRRRLNLWALILTVPCTSIGAIMVLLVAPGRIGQTLLVIGQIWLLAVPIVWLVWVDHQPFKIPRPKPRDWRVGAIVGLMMFFTILIFYGLFARHWIDGVNVLSKSQQVVEINQQSFLLSSIYFVLINSLIEEYVWRWFIYRRCEELVPKRVAVLLAAFFFTLHHTIGLTFYVEGQMVVFGTVAVFIAGVIWSECYRRYRSIWSCYLSHAMADLAISMATWQILFS